The following is a genomic window from Capnocytophaga stomatis.
TGAAACTTGGCAAAAAGAACTTTCACATCTTGCTTGGCGTGATGATTTGAATGCTCGGCTTTCAGGAGTTGCTTTCTCCATTTTGTTAGAACACAACTTAGCTTCGGAAGAAGATTGTGCCAAGGAAGTTTCCAGAAGGCTTTCTCCAGGAATTCCAGCCGATTTGGGAGCAAGTTGGTTCGAAGGGCTTTCGGGCAGAAATCGTTATGCTTTGCTTTCAAGAGTGTCGCTTTGGAAAGAACTTGACCTTTATGTACAACAATTGGATAATGATGAATTTCTCCGCTCGGTAGTATTTTTACGAAGAGCTTTTGCCGACTTTGAACCCAATCAGAAAAACAGCATTGCGGAACTTCTGGGCGACCTCTGGGGAACTGGTTCTGAAGCTACTGCCGAAGCTCTGCAAACCGAATTAACAGAAGATGAAACCTCAAAGCTGGATGAGTTAAACGACTTCGACTTTGATTTTTAATTTTTTTATCCTATATTTGTACTCTAACTTAAAAGATTAAGACTATGTCATTTACATTACCTAAATTACCGTATGCTTATGATGCTTTGGAGCCTCACATCGATGCTCGTACAATGGAAATCCATCACACCAAACATCATAACGCTTACACAACTAACTTAAACACAGCTATTTCCGGCACAAATTTGGAAGAAAAAACCATTGAAGAAATCCTTGAAAATTTGGATATGAACAATGGTGCGGTACGTAATAACGGAGGCGGTTTTTATAACCACAACCTATTTTGGGAAGTGATGTCTCCGGACGGAGGCGGAAAACCTACTGGGGATTTAGCTAAAGCCATTGACGAGAAATTCGGAAGTTTTGACGCTTTCAAGGAAGAATTTGCCAAAGCTGCGGCTACTCGTTTTGGTTCAGGATGGGCTTGGCTTTGTGTTCACAAAGGCGGAAAATTAGAAATTTGCTCTACTCCAAACCAAGACAATCCTTTGATGCCTAATACAGGATGCGAAGGAAGACCAATCCTTGGGTTGGACGTTTGGGAACACGCTTATTATCTGAATTATCAGAATCGTCGTCCTGATTACATTCAAGCATTTTTTAATGTAATTAATTGGGAAAAAGTAGCCGAATTATTCGCTAAACACAAATAATTCGAGAAATTATTATCAAAAAAGCTCAAAAATCTACCGATTTTTGAGCTTTTTTATTTTTCTGTTTTTTTTTCTTCTTTTAAGGCTTTTCTATGATTTTACCTCCTTTTCCAAAAACTTTGTGTATCAATTCTTTAAAGGTACTAAAATCAACCGAATAAGTAATACCCGCCCCTTGCGTGTAACCGATTCTGTCCAATAAATATTGTTGCCATTCGTTCTCTCTGAAGAAGAATTTCGCTGTTAAGTTTCCTGTTTCCGTCAAACGAAGTACAACTTCGGCGTTTCCTGCCACAGCCGTTCGAGTTACTCCACCAACAGGAATTCCTACCTTAGCATTTACCGAAGCCCATTCTGTAATCTGTGTAGAAAAAGTGAAGCCCAAACGGTCACTATTATTTATTTCTGAAGCACTGTCTATCGTTCCGGCTTCGTACGAAACCCCTAAATTTAGTTTATTGTCTTCATCTGAAAGTAGCTGATTGAAAAGCCCCGCAGCTGTTTCAAACAAGTTATGTGCAACCAAGCGATTATCCGTATTTCGCTCACTCATAAACGAACCTTGAGCCAATAACGAGAAAGCCTGCAATCGCTTACGGTCTTCATCTGCCATTCTGTAATTCAATTCGGAAACTAAACTCGGGTTACTATCCGGGAATGTGATATCAAATAGCGTTTCGGGTTGCATTAGTTCTCCTTCAAGTTTGATAATCACTTGTGTAGGAATTTTTCTGTTATATTGTGATGATTCCAACAACACTGACGGATTGGCATTCAAAGTATAAGCCGCTTTCAAATCACGCAAACTTGCCTTCAAAGGGTCACCACTCCAAGAAATAGAACCTCCGGGAAGAACTGTAAACCTTTTATCTATAATATTTTCAAATTTAAAATTGTAATAGCCTGAATATGTGATAAAGTCACCCCACATATTAAATTTTCCGTTGGTATTGATTTCAATAAGAAGCGTTCCTTCCCCACGACCAACAAGATTGCTACCTGTTTTCTTATCCATAATGATTTCAACCTCAGCGT
Proteins encoded in this region:
- a CDS encoding superoxide dismutase, with the translated sequence MSFTLPKLPYAYDALEPHIDARTMEIHHTKHHNAYTTNLNTAISGTNLEEKTIEEILENLDMNNGAVRNNGGGFYNHNLFWEVMSPDGGGKPTGDLAKAIDEKFGSFDAFKEEFAKAAATRFGSGWAWLCVHKGGKLEICSTPNQDNPLMPNTGCEGRPILGLDVWEHAYYLNYQNRRPDYIQAFFNVINWEKVAELFAKHK